The following nucleotide sequence is from Macadamia integrifolia cultivar HAES 741 unplaced genomic scaffold, SCU_Mint_v3 scaffold876, whole genome shotgun sequence.
gggtaataaatggaaagaaaagaagtcataaagctttatatactattcctacttaagtgaatagtgatggatgggtcacacaggtgggtgggtgtacccacctgtcatacccacccaagagtcaaaacttggatttttgaccgggctcggacctcggctcaaaccccactccaggcatacattgtagcatacgtatatatatcttaaaatacagatataatacctgttttatctgTACATAgtcttatggtaggtgcacgtacacggtttgggcactcccgtctcttctggcactggctcggacttgtcgggccagccggtgtttaaggtcacccgtgccatcatagcccataaggaacccgctctcatatcctcaggctcggttcctgcatagttaaactggttcaaccacgaaatcagaccgggtttaagaagcgggatattacaatgGTTGTGAGTGGAGGATACATGCTTCACCCACTGAAGACAAAGTGACTTTTATGGTTAAGTCATATAATCCTATGCACACTTGTTCTAAGAGAAAAGATAGAAACCCCAATGCAACCTCAAGATGGAAAGCCAAGAAACTTGGTCCACAACTCAAGGTAGATCTCGAGCTTTCTACTAAAAGTATGAGAGCTATATTGTGGAAGGATTATAAGCTTGAACTAAGTTATATGCACATTTGGAGGGCATGACTGCTTGCCAAAGAAACCAATGAGGGTAATCATGCCATGTCATATGCCAAACTTTTAAAGTATGGAGAGATAAACAGACAAACCGGAGTTCAATTTTAAAGCTACAATTCATTTCAAGAAATAACATAGTTGACAAACCTGTTTTTAAATGGTGTTTTATTTGTCATGAAGCCAGCAAAGTTGGGTTTGTTAATGGTTCTAGACCATTTATTGTTAGATTGATACCATTTGAAGGGAAAGTATGGAGGCATTCTACTATCAGCTATTTTTGTGGATGGAAACAATGGATCCATTGTTTCCACTTGCATTCGTAGTTGTGGAATTTGAGTGCAAAGATAGTTAGTTTGTTTTTCTTCCACAACCTATATACTGCATTGCATTCTACTCAGATGACATGGGATACCTGGCATTCATGTCAGATAAGTAGAAGGTGTACTTGATTatctatataattttttttttttaatcatatacTATGGTTTTACTTGCACATATTGATCTCATTATCTTCTTATGTGATATATAGGGTCTAACTGAGGTAGTACGAGAGGTTTTCCCTGACTCATATACCAGGCATTGCAGTAGGCACTTGTATGCCAACTTCAAGCTCCAGTTTCTAAGAGCATAAAAAATGCAACACGTGATCAGTTGATTACGATTCCTCCCAGTTCATGGTCCAGATGGGCATTTGATCATAGAGCAAAGAGTGACCACATAACCAATAATATGACAGAGTCCTTTAATCATTGGGTAGGATCATATAGAGACAAACCCATTTTATATCTAATTGACCAACTGTGGATTAGTTTGATGGAAAAAATTATACAAGAGGTTCGAACAAGCATGTTCTTATAAGGGGAGCTTAACACCAAAGATTAAGAAGAAATTAGATTTTTCCTACCAACAATCAAGATCATGTGTGGCCACATTTGTAGGTCATAATGAATTTTAGGTGAATGATGGTACATCAATGTTTATGGTCAACTTGAATACCAGGAAGTGTGGGTGTCTAGTGTGGGAAGCAACTGGGCTACCATGTAGTCATGTAGCTTGTTGTATTGCACACAAGAGGGAAAGACTTGAAGATTATTGTGACAGTTTTTACTCTCTTGGAAAATATATGCAAGCATATGAGAACATGATACATCCGCTTCCTAATATTTCAGAGTTGGCAGATACTAATACTATGGGTGTGGTAAATCCTCCACCTCCGAGAAGACAATCAGGCAGACCCCACAAAATTAGGAAAAGGAAGGATGGAAAACCAGCTGCTGGAGAGTATAGGATGGGTTCTTCATCAGTAAGATGTGATAGATGCAAGCTTGAGGGTGGTCATAACAAGAGAACATGTGAGGGTGGTGCCATTAGAAGGAAGAGGGCATGGTCATCAAGTAAAACTATGCAGGTATTGTTTTCATTCTTTAacattcattatttttttttcgttaTGTTCACTTGACCTTACATTAATGAATGAATTTGTTCTAATTGCTTATGTGGCAGAATTGAAATGTAGTGGCCACTCAAACTGATGCCAATGTTTCTTAACAAACGAGATTGCATTATGCATCAACGGACCAAATTGATAGTGTTCAAGCAAGGAGAAGAGCAAAAATGCCAACAACTCGGGCAAGGAGAAATGAAAAAGATGCAATAAAGTTGCAAATCAAGGATTAAGTTTGGATAATGATGGAATTTTGTGTTATgaaataaactttttttttttttttggtatagtTTTAGGTATTTGGTGGAACAATGTATCTAGATATTTGACTTTGGTTTGGATAGAGATGctattttaattggtttttggAATGTAGATGCTACTTTAGTTGGTATCCTAGTATATTGTAATATTGGAACAGGTTAACTGATGATGAGATATTTGATATATTACTAGTATGTTTGATTCATCAAATGGGACCATGTACATTGTAATATGGAATAGGTTCAtgatgtcaatttttttttaatatcgaACAGGTCAAATGATGATGGGATTTTTTATATGGAACAGATCCATGATgtcaattttttattaatatcgAATTAGTCAAATGATGATAGGATTTTTTTCAAATGCTTATTGCAAACAGGTCCATGGTGGCCTAATGATGAACAGGTCAAGTTttcaaatcttaaaacaaactCAAATGTAACTCGAATTCTTCCCACCTCGGGTTCACAAAACTGAAACCGGAGAGGTAGAAAATACACATTCTTTTtagaggaattatcactcccctcccctgaactatggggaaatatcaagttccccctaTGTTTTTCCATAAATATCATTAACCTCCCCCTAAATAGAAAGATTCTATCTAACGTCCCTAGCCGTTTGAAATGGTTGTTAAGTCAGTCTCATTTTTCCTATAATCCCTAAACTACCTAATGTGTTGAAacaccaaaatacccttaatgaaatgaagcccccccccccccaaaaaaaatactcTTAATGAAATAAAGCCCCCCAGTTCCCTTCTTTGAGATCGGTTGAAACCCCTTTCTCTTAGTCGATAGAAAAAACCTGCAACTCCTCAAAAAGAGAATAGACTAATCTTCTCCCAAGTTTTGGAAATTGGAAATCATCTCTTGTTAGAAGGGTTCAACCGACCTCAAAGAAGGGAAATGGGTTGCTTTACTccattaagggtattttggggttttaactCATAAGGGGTAGTTTAGGGATTATAGAAAAAATAAGACTAACTTACTAGCCATTCCAAACGACTGGGGACATTAGATAGAATCTTTCTGTTTAGGGGGAAGTTAATGATATTTAAGAAAAAGTGTaggggggaacttgatatttctCCATAGcccaggggaggggagtgatagttCGTTTTCTTTTTAAAGCCCTATCCTTTTACATCATATTGAACAATTGAACAATTcttacccaagaaaaaaaatagcataaatTAAATAAGTGCATCTCTCATCATATAGGTAGAATATAGGTAGAATATGTAGAATAATTTATACAATAATGACATCAGTCTTTCTTTCCAAAATTAACCAACTTTCCTATTGAAGTTCAATCTAGTATTTTAAGTCTAGCTTATTCATTACTTCTAGAACATCTCTCATCATCCTCGTCTTATCCTCCAATTCGTTAATTGCACCGTTCCAATATCCTTTGACATAGTCtgatgaaggagaaggagatgatgaagttgaggtTTTCGAACATTGGGACCAAGGTGGAGTCTAGTCACTGTTAGAGCTTGGCTTGAATTTGATATCCATTCGAACATTtgacaaccttggcttccaacTTGTAAGACAAGTAGAATGATATACTAAGAACTTAAGGAAATAAATATTGATATGTTAATTATacaaaaaagttaaaaattCATGCCCCACTTGATTGCGAAGAACACTGAAAATATCGACCATAATTAGCACTTATCTTCGCAATTCTAACCTTACGTTGACCTTTTCCACAAACAAATCCTAAGTTGGTCAACCCACATGAAGAATGGGGAGTTCATTggacatttgaaaatttttctttcaacaTGTGATCTTGACTTTGATGTGAAAATTGAACAATCTTTACCACACACATCACATTTAGTAATGATGCATCTAGACAAACTTGATGTCATCTCTACTTTTATATTAGTAACAAGAGAAAGTTAAGAATTCACAATCATATGTCTACAATATTCAATTGCAATACAAAAGGTATTGAGACAAGATATCCTATATCACAAGTAGGTAATCAACACCAAAAATAATTTATACATAATTATAAGATAGTACTCCACCATTGCTCCACAATTGATGAAAAGAAGGCAATTTATCAGTTGGCATTTATAGAACACAAAGGTGAAAAAATGAGCAAGTTGAGAGGCAATGTAGAGTACCTAGAAAATTTAATGAATTAAATGGAAAGAGTGACAACAATTCAGGCAATATGAATATTTACACTCAGATATTTTCACCAAAACTTCAAAAGTAGTAAGCCAAAATTATTTAGATTAGTGGTCCCTGAAGTTCGA
It contains:
- the LOC122070295 gene encoding uncharacterized protein LOC122070295 — protein: MFMVNLNTRKCGCLVWEATGLPCSHVACCIAHKRERLEDYCDSFYSLGKYMQAYENMIHPLPNISELADTNTMGVVNPPPPRRQSGRPHKIRKRKDGKPAAGEYRMGSSSVRCDRCKLEGGHNKRTCEGGAIRRKRAWSSSKTMQN